A part of Prolixibacteraceae bacterium genomic DNA contains:
- a CDS encoding TolC family protein, producing the protein MKKRVYLWVMLYCFPMLGVIAQQNRTLSLEEALSISYEKNSTISIAFEDLNAAIADYKTTNAIFMPQVSIAENYIYTNNPMQVFGINLQQTSITEADFAPSTLNNPNATDNWNTEFSVQMPLFNLDKIYERKAARSAMNAKSASLQRTYDHISFEVKKAYYALQLASERVDVARKSVETTASSLRVISSMKREGLVTQADLSLTKVHELKAKNQLIGAESNLRKANRYLVFLLRLDEGTQIIPSDKIGQIQEEKVQPNLMISSTRPDLMAQRHYVDALHYRVNQNKASWIPSLNAMGSYYLNSPEMFSGASSSYLVGVSLRWNLFEGGIKWNQNKKSKAQYKRAQTQLVQMEEKANMELHNTLDQIKVFEQQVKIMYEAFLQSQETYSIKYNRYSEGLEKTNDLLTYQTEMEQMQWRYLQARYQYALANFQLELILKTK; encoded by the coding sequence ATGAAAAAAAGAGTGTACTTATGGGTAATGCTATATTGTTTTCCCATGTTGGGTGTGATAGCTCAACAAAATAGAACACTATCCTTGGAGGAAGCACTGTCGATCTCTTATGAGAAGAATAGTACGATTAGCATTGCTTTTGAAGATTTGAATGCGGCGATTGCTGACTACAAGACAACCAATGCGATCTTTATGCCACAGGTCTCCATTGCCGAAAATTATATTTATACCAATAACCCCATGCAAGTTTTTGGTATAAATTTACAGCAGACTTCTATTACAGAAGCAGACTTTGCACCAAGTACTTTAAATAATCCAAATGCTACGGATAACTGGAATACCGAGTTCTCTGTGCAGATGCCTCTATTTAATTTAGATAAGATATATGAGCGAAAGGCTGCCAGGTCTGCAATGAATGCAAAATCTGCATCATTGCAGAGAACTTATGATCATATATCTTTTGAGGTGAAGAAAGCATACTATGCTTTACAGTTGGCTTCAGAGAGAGTTGATGTTGCTCGTAAGTCTGTAGAGACGACGGCTTCTTCACTAAGAGTGATCTCTTCCATGAAGAGGGAAGGGTTGGTTACTCAAGCCGATTTGTCATTAACGAAAGTTCATGAGCTCAAAGCAAAGAATCAATTGATTGGAGCAGAGAGCAACTTGCGTAAAGCCAATCGTTATCTTGTGTTTTTATTGAGATTAGACGAAGGAACACAAATTATTCCCTCTGATAAGATTGGCCAGATTCAAGAGGAAAAAGTACAACCAAATCTCATGATCTCCTCTACACGTCCTGATCTTATGGCTCAGAGACACTATGTGGATGCGCTTCATTATCGAGTAAATCAGAATAAGGCATCATGGATTCCATCATTGAATGCAATGGGGAGTTATTATTTAAACTCGCCTGAGATGTTTAGTGGAGCTAGTAGTAGCTATTTGGTAGGGGTCTCTTTGAGATGGAATCTCTTTGAAGGAGGAATCAAGTGGAACCAAAATAAAAAGAGTAAAGCCCAATATAAGAGAGCCCAAACCCAATTGGTACAGATGGAGGAGAAGGCCAACATGGAGTTGCATAATACTTTGGATCAAATCAAGGTGTTCGAACAGCAGGTCAAAATAATGTATGAAGCTTTTCTTCAATCACAAGAGACATACTCGATTAAATATAATCGCTATTCTGAGGGGTTAGAGAAGACAAATGATCTTTTGACCTACCAAACAGAAATGGAGCAAATGCAGTGGAGATACCTACAGGCAAGATACCAATATGCTTTAGCTAATTTTCAGTTGGAACTAATACTTAAAACCAAATAA